One segment of Macrobrachium rosenbergii isolate ZJJX-2024 chromosome 25, ASM4041242v1, whole genome shotgun sequence DNA contains the following:
- the LOC136852178 gene encoding myosin-6-like gives MESDRNETEVQLKRLNEDLQRLREENESKHNEFESLLKENEEKNRKINCLEHELEVLKIEKQRAEDNLQQLEECRTELAGRKKEADKLKEQNLQRDKEILQLQNECSQKQKEVIRLQANGKLTELTRNKVQLEFELAEMKEELETMEFEKMEAIVELESLQEESSAKDQKIRSLETELTILQEEKKNKITKEVGLLCDENELLEGKKNVVKIVTKEKPLPEKKTDLDKTRCLRRPQIDCKGLYRRLDSIEEGINKLRTLEQSSAGTRRGTKKVLTKTSSLTKPNQTPKMSSKELHKKMRLESAARLQRLEQESQMVKNLYKINSVT, from the coding sequence ATGGAAAGTGACAGGAATGAAACAGAAGTCCAACTGAAAAGGCTGAACGAGGACTTGCAGAGGCTTCGAGAGGAGAACGAAAGCAAACATAATGAATTTGAAAGTCTGCTGAAGGAAAACGAGGAAAAGAACAGAAAGATTAACTGCTTAGAACACGAATTGGAAGTTCTTAAAATTGAGAAACAGCGGGCTGAAGATAATTTGCAACAGCTCGAGGAATGCAGAACAGAATTGgcagggagaaagaaagaagcagaTAAACTCAAAGAACAGAACTTGCAGAGAGACAAAGAGATCCTCCAACTGCAGAATGAGTGTTCCCAGAAGCAAAAGGAGGTCATCCGTCTGCAGGCAAACGGAAAGCTGACCGAACTGACCAGGAATAAAGTCCAGCTTGAATTTGAACTAGCTGAGATGAAGGAGGAGCTGGAAACGATGGAGTTCGAGAAGATGGAGGCGATAGTGGAACTTGAAAGCCTCCAAGAAGAGAGCTCAGCAAAGGATCAGAAGATCAGATCCTTAGAGACAGAACTCACAATTCttcaagaggaaaagaagaataaaataacgaAGGAAGTCGGTCTACTATGCGATGAAAATGAGTTGctcgaaggaaagaaaaatgtcgtCAAAATAGTGACTAAAGAAAAGCCTTTACCAGAAAAGAAAACTGACTTGGATAAAACTCGATGCTTAAGGAGGCCTCAGATCGATTGCAAAGGCCTCTACCGACGACTGGACAGCATCGAGGAAGGAATCAACAAACTCAGGACATTGGAACAGTCTTCAGCAGGCACCAGGAGAGGGACAAAAAAAGTCCTCACTAAAACCTCATCTTTGACGAAACCAAATCAAACGCCAAAAATGAGCAGtaaggaattacataaaaaaatgaggcTAGAGTCTGCCGCCAGACTACAAAGATTGGAACAAGAATCTCAAATGGTCAAAAATCTTTACAAGATAAATTCTGTCACATAA